In one Arachis duranensis cultivar V14167 chromosome 9, aradu.V14167.gnm2.J7QH, whole genome shotgun sequence genomic region, the following are encoded:
- the LOC107465204 gene encoding aspartokinase 1, chloroplastic-like — MNLCGHYNGTFAVASVKASHSQPHLLPCRIRFAASVAAAVPISCYGARRGSGNRLAFTMSCCKAAIGRDVLVEENDVVSETERSYTYVMKFGGSSVTSAERMREVANLIISFPEERPVIVLSAMGKTTDLLLLAREKAVSCGVSNVDNIEELSTIKDLHLRIVDELGVDRNVIAKHLEELKQLLKGVAMMKELTRRTQDYLVSFGECMSTRIFAAYLNKLGVKARQYDAFEMGIITTDDFTNVDILEATYPAVAKRLHGYWVSDPAIPIVTSFLGKARRSCAVTTLGRGGSDLTATTIGRALGLLEIQVCNKNFCMSKARMERC; from the exons ATGAACCTATGCGGTCATTATAACGGCACATTTGCTGTGGCTTCTGTGAAAGCATCTCATTCCCAACCTCACTTGTTGCCATGTCGAATCAGATTTGCGGCATCTGTTGCTGCGGCGGTTCCAATTTCGTGCTATGGCGCAAGGAGAGGTTCTGGCAATAGGCTTGCATTTACTATGAGCTGTTGCAAGGCAGCAATAGGGAGAGATGTTTTGGTAGAggaaaacgacgtcgtttcggAAACAGAGAGGAGTTACACTTATGTCATGAAGTTTGGTGGCTCCTCGGTTACTAGtgctgagaggatgagagaAGTTGCCAACCTCATAATTAGTTTTCCAGAGGAGAGGCCTGTGATTGTTCTATCTGCAATGGGAAAGACAACTGACTTGCTCTTATTG GCTAGAGAAAAAGCTGTAAGTTGCGGTGTTTCTAATGTTGATAACATTGAGGAGCTTAGCACTATAAAAGATCTACATCTCAG GATTGTGGATGAGCTTGGAGTAGACAGAAATGTTATAGCAA AGCATCTTGAAGAATTGAAACAACTTTTGAAGGGAGTGGCTATGATGAAAGAGTTAACTCGACGGACTCAAGACTATTTAGTTTCATTTGGAGAGTGCATGTCCACTAGGATCTTTGCTGCATATCTTAATAAATTGGGTGTTAAGGCCCGCCAA TATGATGCCTTTGAGATGGGAATTATAACAACTGATGACTTCACAAATGTGGATATTTTGGAAGCAACTTACCCTGCTGTTGCAAAGAGGTTACATGGTTATTGGGTCTCAGATCCCGCGATTCCAATTGTTACGAGCTTCCTTGGAAAG gcCAGGAGATCATGTGCAGTTACAACATTGGGTAGAGGGGGTAGTGACTTGACAGCTACAACAATTGGGAGAGCACTTGGGTTGCTAGAAATCCAAGTTTGTAATAAAAACTTCTGCATGTCGAAAGCGC GTATGGAAAGATGTTGA